The Streptomyces camelliae genome window below encodes:
- a CDS encoding MarR family winged helix-turn-helix transcriptional regulator — translation MNTASDSAAARHRWLTDEEQRVWRAYLHATTLLEDHLDRQLQRDAGMPHIYYGLLVGLAEAPRRRLRMTELAMKAKITRSRLSHAIARLEKNGWVRREDCPSDKRGQFAVLTDGGLEVLQRTAPGHVDAVRQALFDRLTPEQQKALGEIMEIVAEGLQPEEAGADLPWLR, via the coding sequence ATGAACACGGCATCCGACTCCGCCGCCGCACGGCACCGCTGGCTCACCGACGAGGAACAGCGCGTCTGGCGTGCGTACCTGCACGCCACCACCCTGCTGGAGGACCACCTCGACCGGCAGCTCCAGCGTGACGCGGGCATGCCGCACATCTACTACGGCCTGCTCGTCGGCCTCGCCGAGGCACCGCGCCGGCGGCTGCGGATGACCGAGCTGGCGATGAAGGCGAAGATCACCCGCTCCCGGCTGTCGCACGCGATCGCGCGGCTGGAGAAGAACGGATGGGTGCGCCGCGAGGACTGCCCCTCCGACAAGCGCGGCCAGTTCGCGGTCCTCACCGACGGGGGCCTGGAGGTGCTGCAGCGCACCGCGCCGGGCCATGTGGACGCCGTACGGCAGGCGCTGTTCGACCGGCTCACCCCGGAACAGCAGAAGGCCCTCGGCGAGATCATGGAGATCGTCGCCGAGGGCCTTCAGCCCGAGGAAGCGGGTGCGGACCTGCCCTGGCTCCGCTAA